GAGCCGCACCTCAGCGGTATATGTTAAAGTACGCCGCTCCAAATGCAAAATATaatggaaaacacaaacaagagaagcaaaaaaaaaacaatatctcGGTGATAAACAAATCACGTACTACTCGTTCTTCCATAGAGAACATTTCTGGAAACAGTAACAGTGTGCCTACGCGACGGTGCTATCTTCTTGTAAGAGAAGCAAAGCGGGAAACGAAGTGATAATGTGACTAATCTGATGGTGCGTGAACAAAGCTAACGAACGCCGAATGTTGTGCGCGCGACCAACAAGTCGATGGAAGAGAGGTGTGATGCgggccctgctgctgcctatgGAATGTGGAGTACGTCGCAGGGCGTGCCCAGCTCTGTTAACGCCAATTTACCGACTGTCGCGAACCCGCTGCAGACGCTCCATGCCGACCATCTTCATCAAGCTGCAAAAGAACGCGGTAGTATGCCAATGAGTTTATTGCATTAGCGAACAACACAGCAGCCACAGATTATTAGTGCACTTACACTCGTTTCAGGTTCGGATAGTAGCATCCGATGTAGAGCAGGAAGTTGATCGGGAACGTACCGACCCAGCTGAGGTGCGTCTTGTTGGCGATGGCCAGCGCATATAGGTGACCACACCGTTCGCTGGTCATgcgccgatcggtcggttgtaCACGTTGGTTGTACTTctgcaaaggaaaaaaaacaggattAGCTTACGATCGCTTGATCGCTAATAGCAGCTAGTGATCTTACCGTGCCCGGTGTTTCGGTAAAGCATTCCTGCAGGAAGTTGGTAGCCGTCGGTCCCGGGCAAAACATGGTAACGTTCACATTTGGCGATTCGTTCCTTAGAGCCTCAAAGTATCCCTGTTCGAGGGGAGTATGGCAAACGTTTAGATTAGACAGGTACAAGCGCCAAAAACATTCACCGGACAAACTCACATGTAGTGCATGCTTGGCACCGGTATAACTGCCCGAGTTCGGTGCTCCGATCAGCCCCGCCGTACTGCTCGTCACCACCAGGTGACCCTTGAGCGAGTTGCGCACGAAAAAGTTAAGGGCCACACGCGACAGGTTTACCACCGCAAACACATCCAGCTCGAACAGTTCCCGGTCAACTTTGACGTTGATGGAGCCCCACTCGGCCCGCTGCGATCTACCGGCATTGTTCACCAACACGTCCACCGTCTTGAAGTGGTCAATCACCATGTTGAAGTAATCGTTATGGTGATTCACGTGCAGCATATCCATCTCCAGCACGTAAACATCGTTCGGTCCGAGGCCGCCATTCGATGCAGCTAAAAAAAAGAGCGGTAGAGACGACGATTAGTATCTCGGAACGGAAGTGCATTAGCACCGCGGGGCGGGTGTATGTACTTACCGAGACAGCTTTGCTTCACCTTCAGTAGCTCCGAGATGTTACGTGCGGAAATGCACAATTTGACACCGTGCTTGGCGAGGGCGATCGCCAGATCACGCCCTATTCCGCTCGATGCTCCCGTAATCCATACTACCTTACCACGCAGCGAAGCTACCGAGGAGAAGAGGTAAGAAGAGGGTAGAAGAGGAGCACGCATTGAATCGAGGTGGCGTCGAGGGCGTGGATCGTGCGCGTGCTGGGACTACTTACAGATCGGTTTGCCCAATTTGGAGAGCACAAAGAGTTCAATGTCCGAATCGAGCACTGCCCACAGTATCAACCGGACCAGATGATACACGAAGAAGCTGATCGCGACAAAGTTAAAGAAGAAAGCCATTTCCACCGAAGCCCACCTGTTGCTCCTAGTGGTTGGAAATATTCCGGAAGAACTAGCCTCGTCTTCTTGCGTTCGGACCACTCCACTAGAACACCCTACTCGATCAGCTACTACCAgatcagaacagaacagaagagcAACCGTTTTCCTCTCTCCAAACGGCGGCCTCTATTTTGGTTGCCCTTTACTGCCGCGCGGTGTGGTCTCTATTATTGTCACGGACCAGGTTGTCACTTATTCGGCGAACTATTCACTGGGGGCctgtgtcatcatcatcatcatcgtcatcgtcatcagcagcagcagcagcaccgggagtacacaaacacacgcactctGTTTATCGGATTCCCTCCCCTTTTAGATGCCTCTCTCGCTTTCACACTTGTGCGGGTGGAGCACGATCGCATCGTCCATCTCGGTTCGCTTGGATATCTAACTCGTCCCCATTGAACCCCGCGGGTGTCGTCATCCAACAATGAAAACCTTGTTTACGCGATGCAATACACGCACAAAGACGGTGCgagaaccaccggaaccggagtcAAGATAACGAGTGAGTGTCCGAAGGGGGGGCGCATAGGCCAAACCCTACACGCACCAACTTTCTTTCCCGCCgtaaaagggagaaaaagtgTTAGCATAAAAGGGTCTGTACCGGTTCCGATGGCCCAGTAGGCTGCCTGTTGAGCAGTAAAGGCGGGGAGACGGTGGGATGGGAGCGATTTCGTTGTCAAGATCaagcgatgcgcgatgcgtgAGCATCCCGGGCTGTGGCGCTCATCCCGTTTCTGGTTGAGAGTGTACAGTGAGGGAGATGATTGTGGAACACGTGGCGcgaccggaaaaatggaaaccggaaaccaaTAGCCGATCGCTTGTTTCTATAGAGTAATATGCTCGCGATCGTgtgatcgaacgatcgtttaAACAAACCGAGGGAACACAAATTACATATAAACTTTATATTAAGAAAGTAGTTTCGATTAGGGAGCTTCCATGTTGCACTAGACATCGATATCTTTTACATCGATGAAATAGTTTAAAAAAGTAggtttggaaattgaaaatgtctTTAAGATCGCTACAAGTAGACTAGATGTCTACAGGACATTTTTTAGTCTACAAGAGCACAATACAATAAATCGAGCTTAGGATTGTAAAATTCTATTGTTAATTATGaatgattaattgaaattgcGGAATAAATGTTCTACAGCATCTTGACAAATAACAAAAGTACCTTAAAGTCGGTTGCGGTCCGTTTTGaaaaatagaatagaaaatATTTCCCATAACCACAGGATtaataaaatttgaaattgaaattcagtCTCTTGACAAAACTTCCAAATAATTTAGTTTAGTTAGATCAGTTTCTATAAAACTAATCGTAAGCATGTTACAAAAAAGatacaaaattaaatgaaatgaaatgttggaaaaatgtAGGATATGTAGGTAAAAGTATACAGCAACTAGTAACACTATTGGTTCAGAAATATGCCAGAACAAGATGATAGTAGAATCCATTTCTGACCTATGCTCAGCAATCACGGGCTTCGTATTGCTTTATGTATTAATCAGC
This sequence is a window from Anopheles darlingi chromosome 3, idAnoDarlMG_H_01, whole genome shotgun sequence. Protein-coding genes within it:
- the LOC125954320 gene encoding dehydrogenase/reductase SDR family member 7, whose product is MAFFFNFVAISFFVYHLVRLILWAVLDSDIELFVLSKLGKPISSLRGKVVWITGASSGIGRDLAIALAKHGVKLCISARNISELLKVKQSCLAASNGGLGPNDVYVLEMDMLHVNHHNDYFNMVIDHFKTVDVLVNNAGRSQRAEWGSINVKVDRELFELDVFAVVNLSRVALNFFVRNSLKGHLVVTSSTAGLIGAPNSGSYTGAKHALHGYFEALRNESPNVNVTMFCPGPTATNFLQECFTETPGTKYNQRVQPTDRRMTSERCGHLYALAIANKTHLSWVGTFPINFLLYIGCYYPNLKRVLMKMVGMERLQRVRDSR